Within Sporosarcina sp. PTS2304, the genomic segment TCTTATCGTCGGCACCATGGCCTTTGTATGTGCGCGTAGGTACGAATTCACCTAGTTTGTGACCTACCATATCTTCCGTTACATAAACAGGAACATGTTTACGTCCATCATATACTGCAATTGTCAATCCGATAAATGTCGGGAAGATTGTTGAACGGCGTGACCATGTTTTAATTACCTGTTTCTTTTCTGAATCTTTTTGTGCGTC encodes:
- the rpsS gene encoding 30S ribosomal protein S19, producing the protein MGRSLKKGPFADDHLLKKVDAQKDSEKKQVIKTWSRRSTIFPTFIGLTIAVYDGRKHVPVYVTEDMVGHKLGEFVPTRTYKGHGADDKKTKR